In a genomic window of Halorussus salinus:
- a CDS encoding HalOD1 output domain-containing protein, producing MQRDTTASDESADEFWTDGATADGATGENGTVGDGGAGDDGTADDGTADERPPGSLGTRVCLALTDEEDVHPWKSPPLYEVLDPGVLEALDGQDNDEWRLEFRAGTHTVVVSGDGEVRVDGERFTDRDYREALAELDDGETGRRRFVR from the coding sequence ATGCAGCGAGACACGACCGCGAGCGACGAATCCGCAGACGAGTTCTGGACCGACGGCGCAACTGCCGACGGCGCGACCGGCGAGAATGGCACTGTCGGCGACGGCGGGGCTGGCGACGACGGGACCGCCGACGACGGGACTGCCGACGAGCGCCCGCCGGGGTCGCTGGGCACCCGCGTCTGCTTGGCGCTGACCGACGAGGAGGACGTTCACCCGTGGAAGTCGCCGCCGCTGTACGAGGTTCTCGACCCCGGCGTGCTGGAGGCGCTCGACGGGCAGGACAACGACGAGTGGCGACTCGAATTCCGGGCCGGAACCCACACCGTCGTCGTCTCGGGGGACGGCGAGGTCCGGGTGGACGGCGAGCGGTTCACCGACCGGGACTACCGCGAGGCGCTGGCGGAACTGGACGACGGCGAGACCGGCCGTCGGCGATTCGTTCGATGA
- a CDS encoding DUF7344 domain-containing protein: MSASKDPVESTDTTEIADDATETDETDELTRDDIFHVLQCRRRRLVLKYLQEHDTPVKMTDITEKIAAVEHDTTVAALKSQERQRVYIALYQSHLPKLDEEGIIQYQQNRGIVERTERTDAFDRYLDEEPSMRDDDATEPQPADAERDEGAQDTGADDHAWSPLALGGAGFGLALGGAGFGLALAALLGAMVPGSPVPLGVSVAIAAVTAVALVAAGVAGKFRREE; this comes from the coding sequence ATGTCTGCAAGCAAGGACCCCGTCGAATCGACCGACACGACCGAGATAGCCGACGACGCGACCGAGACCGACGAGACCGACGAACTCACGCGCGACGACATCTTCCACGTTCTCCAGTGTCGCCGCCGTCGTCTCGTCCTGAAGTACCTACAGGAACACGACACGCCGGTAAAGATGACCGACATCACCGAGAAGATAGCGGCCGTCGAACACGACACCACGGTCGCGGCGCTCAAGTCCCAAGAACGCCAGCGCGTCTACATCGCGCTCTACCAGTCCCACCTCCCGAAACTGGACGAGGAGGGCATCATCCAGTACCAGCAAAATCGCGGCATCGTGGAACGCACCGAGCGCACCGACGCCTTCGACCGCTACCTCGACGAGGAGCCTTCGATGCGCGACGACGACGCGACCGAGCCTCAACCGGCCGACGCCGAGCGCGACGAGGGGGCACAGGACACCGGAGCCGACGACCACGCGTGGTCGCCGCTCGCGCTCGGCGGCGCGGGCTTCGGACTCGCGCTCGGCGGCGCGGGCTTCGGACTCGCGCTCGCGGCGCTCCTCGGGGCGATGGTCCCCGGTTCCCCGGTTCCCCTCGGGGTGAGCGTCGCCATCGCTGCGGTGACGGCCGTCGCGCTGGTCGCGGCCGGGGTCGCGGGGAAGTTCCGCCGCGAGGAGTAG
- a CDS encoding helix-turn-helix transcriptional regulator yields MSKKITKGGVVGAVLLLLSVGLLPHVAAASGTVVSAHSAKDTVSRDTTPITTTASAPNVTNVAISGEQFASVNGTPYVWRSSVRQFAADLAFEESGVYSLCLSTDSDANRTAATCQRFAVNATDSSNVTVVGTNDTVVSVAPNGSFSGDATRATLALRNATTNATLDTFTVGLAVKSGDIDGDGLTNRRELDLGTDVGATDSDGDGLTDSAEVESNTDPTAADTDGDGLGDGEEVATYSTDPTAVDTDGDGIDDRTEVEAGTDPTMVDTDGDRLPDDDERERGTDPTAVDTDGDGLSDYTEVQAGSDPLSTDTDSDGVADDAELQGNTDPTAADTDGDGLLDGEERTVGTNPVVADTDGDGLNDQVEVERLGTDPLATDTDGDFLSDKTEVDLGVSPHDSLSPAWITGGVLGFWAGVGLTVFLTRWDWASLGPRIARAVPNRFQSDRSGQRDGRAKRDGATERSGPTERCNRAKLHDRVKSPTGSGASGSAVEVAESLETGESARPAEFGYGDSDGTRNAVGSASADASGTLAADRIDPDERTAADVVEAAEVELVSDAELVQRMLRAESGRMRQSEIVDATGWSKAKVSRRLSAMADDDELTKVQIGRENLICLEDAVPDPAMPRDVPPSGKPGGWTATPTGR; encoded by the coding sequence ATGAGTAAGAAAATTACCAAAGGAGGAGTTGTCGGTGCCGTGCTACTTCTCCTCTCGGTGGGGCTGCTCCCCCACGTCGCGGCGGCGAGCGGAACGGTAGTGTCCGCCCACTCGGCGAAAGACACCGTCTCTCGGGACACGACGCCCATCACCACGACGGCGTCGGCACCCAACGTGACGAACGTCGCGATATCCGGCGAGCAGTTCGCGTCGGTGAACGGGACGCCCTACGTCTGGCGGTCGAGCGTCCGGCAGTTCGCCGCGGACCTCGCGTTCGAGGAGTCCGGCGTCTACTCTCTCTGTCTCTCTACGGACTCCGACGCGAATCGAACCGCGGCGACGTGCCAACGCTTCGCGGTGAACGCCACCGACTCCTCGAACGTGACGGTCGTCGGCACGAACGACACCGTCGTCTCGGTCGCGCCCAACGGGAGTTTCTCGGGGGACGCGACGCGGGCGACGCTCGCCCTCCGGAACGCGACGACGAACGCGACGCTCGACACCTTCACGGTCGGCCTCGCGGTGAAGTCCGGTGACATCGACGGCGACGGACTGACCAACCGGCGCGAACTCGACCTCGGGACCGATGTCGGCGCGACCGACAGCGACGGCGACGGACTCACGGACTCCGCCGAAGTCGAGTCGAACACCGACCCGACCGCGGCCGACACCGACGGCGACGGGCTCGGAGACGGCGAGGAGGTCGCCACCTACTCGACTGACCCGACCGCCGTGGACACCGACGGCGACGGCATCGACGACCGGACCGAAGTCGAGGCGGGCACCGACCCGACGATGGTGGACACCGACGGCGACAGACTGCCCGACGACGACGAGCGCGAGCGCGGCACGGACCCGACCGCCGTGGACACCGACGGCGACGGCCTCTCGGACTACACCGAAGTCCAAGCGGGCAGCGACCCGCTTTCGACCGACACCGACAGCGACGGCGTCGCCGACGACGCGGAGTTGCAGGGTAACACCGACCCGACCGCCGCCGACACCGACGGCGACGGTCTCCTCGACGGCGAGGAGCGCACCGTCGGCACGAATCCGGTCGTCGCCGACACCGACGGCGACGGGCTGAACGACCAAGTCGAGGTCGAACGCCTCGGTACGGACCCCCTCGCGACCGACACGGACGGGGACTTCCTGAGTGACAAGACCGAGGTCGATTTGGGCGTCAGTCCCCACGACTCGCTCTCTCCGGCGTGGATTACCGGGGGCGTCCTCGGGTTCTGGGCTGGTGTCGGACTCACCGTCTTCCTGACTCGCTGGGACTGGGCCTCGCTCGGTCCCCGCATCGCTCGTGCCGTGCCGAATCGCTTTCAGTCGGACCGTTCGGGCCAGCGCGACGGTCGCGCGAAACGCGACGGTGCCACGGAGCGAAGCGGTCCCACGGAGCGGTGCAATCGCGCGAAACTGCACGACCGCGTGAAATCGCCGACGGGTTCCGGGGCGTCCGGGTCCGCAGTCGAAGTCGCCGAGTCACTCGAAACTGGCGAGTCCGCTCGACCCGCCGAGTTCGGGTATGGGGACAGCGACGGCACCCGAAACGCTGTCGGTAGCGCGAGCGCCGACGCCTCCGGCACGCTCGCCGCCGACCGAATCGACCCCGACGAGCGGACCGCCGCCGACGTGGTCGAGGCCGCGGAGGTCGAACTCGTCTCGGACGCGGAACTCGTCCAGCGGATGCTCCGCGCCGAGTCCGGCCGGATGCGCCAGAGCGAAATCGTGGATGCGACCGGATGGTCGAAGGCGAAGGTCAGCAGGCGACTCTCCGCGATGGCCGACGACGACGAACTCACGAAGGTCCAAATCGGCCGCGAGAACCTCATCTGTCTGGAGGACGCGGTACCCGACCCCGCCATGCCCAGAGACGTTCCGCCGTCGGGCAAGCCCGGCGGATGGACCGCGACGCCGACCGGTCGGTAG
- a CDS encoding sulfatase — protein MSDERNVVLLTIDSIRADHCGFAGGDGNLTTHMDRLADEGLTFENAVAPAPATHGSATTFLTGEFPIEREGAKGSDRASMKAHIRDHLSARDTVAQQFSRMGYETAAFTANPWTSRYFGFDEGFDHFEDFMDDDASESFLKDGEQTNALSSLAVKAMNWWQGQDMFMSWEAFYDDIVSWTESADEPYFCWVFLVDVHLPYLPPRGYRSRSRLASYPANLALFADRDGDGLTPKFHDVLTDTYEDTIRYTDEFVGRAERDLADDPLLVIHGDHGEAFGDHGMYGHGRDLYEELTDVPLVVANGPEGTVEKPFSLRNLPDLLGSLARGEEYDDALDTHVFSHNRMPTVAVRGEGWKYIWYPHTDELYDLDTGETSECRNDDLRELGARLVEDWREAHAERERIASAADSIAGDEAL, from the coding sequence ATGTCCGACGAGCGAAACGTCGTGTTGCTCACGATAGACAGCATCCGCGCCGACCACTGCGGGTTCGCGGGCGGCGACGGGAACCTGACGACCCACATGGACCGCCTCGCCGACGAGGGGTTGACCTTCGAGAACGCCGTCGCTCCGGCCCCGGCGACCCACGGTTCGGCGACCACGTTCCTGACCGGCGAGTTCCCGATAGAGCGCGAGGGCGCGAAAGGCTCCGACCGCGCGTCGATGAAGGCCCACATCCGCGACCACCTCTCGGCCCGCGACACGGTGGCCCAACAGTTCTCCCGGATGGGCTACGAGACCGCGGCGTTCACGGCGAACCCGTGGACTTCCCGGTACTTCGGCTTCGACGAGGGGTTCGACCACTTCGAGGACTTCATGGACGACGACGCCTCCGAGAGCTTCCTGAAGGACGGCGAGCAGACCAACGCCCTGTCGTCGCTGGCTGTCAAGGCGATGAACTGGTGGCAGGGCCAAGACATGTTCATGTCGTGGGAGGCGTTCTACGACGACATCGTGTCGTGGACCGAATCGGCCGACGAGCCGTACTTCTGCTGGGTGTTCCTCGTGGACGTTCACCTGCCCTACCTCCCGCCGAGGGGCTACCGGTCGCGCTCGCGGTTGGCGAGCTACCCGGCCAACCTCGCGCTGTTCGCCGACCGGGACGGCGACGGTCTCACTCCCAAATTCCACGACGTGCTGACCGACACCTACGAGGACACGATTCGCTACACCGACGAGTTCGTCGGGCGCGCTGAGCGGGACCTCGCCGACGACCCGCTGTTAGTAATCCACGGCGACCACGGCGAGGCGTTCGGCGACCACGGGATGTACGGCCACGGCCGGGACCTCTACGAGGAGCTAACCGACGTGCCCCTCGTCGTCGCCAACGGTCCCGAGGGCACCGTCGAGAAACCGTTCTCGTTGCGGAACCTCCCGGACCTCCTCGGGTCGCTGGCGCGGGGCGAGGAGTACGACGACGCGCTCGACACCCACGTCTTCTCGCACAACCGGATGCCGACGGTCGCGGTCCGCGGCGAGGGCTGGAAGTACATCTGGTACCCGCACACCGACGAACTCTACGACCTCGACACCGGCGAGACCAGCGAGTGTCGAAACGACGACCTCCGGGAACTCGGCGCGCGACTGGTCGAAGACTGGCGGGAGGCTCACGCAGAACGCGAGCGAATCGCCAGCGCCGCGGACTCCATCGCGGGCGACGAAGCACTCTGA
- a CDS encoding lipopolysaccharide biosynthesis protein, with product MSDSIARGFVSVVGTKLVVLAVGIFSSPLLARLLGEADYGDYSFLLSVFSIFMIFVSSGVTDGVQKFLGEERADSSWHERVVGFYFRLAVLLALVGAGAMAWFAQSDLLARLVEGDEFRRYFLLLGGLVVAAQFRSYARRTLMGFGLEPSAELVRVTNRLTFVGAALALASLGYGVEGVLAGHIVGSSFSALLGFAIVARQVSIRGSMRIAPRSFPRRELLSFNGMSVVLVALLMSMYHVDVLMIRVLVDGPATAFYKVALVLAEFLWVAPMALQTVLLHSTSKLWSNGDTERISQMTAKITRYSLLFTALLAVGIGSLAPVAVPMLWPDEYVASLTPLYLLLPGAVGFAVARPLLAVGQAKGDLGRLIAATGAAALANVVLNWLLINRYGMHGAAVATSVSYGSMFFLHVWSARGLGFDPLADARLLRGGVTVLVGGGLVVALSQSLGESLVALAVVPVAGLVVFGTLALLTGALDADEVLQVGASLPVVGPRVEELRFRLRSSSGTDAVETFQRVLLVAGVALVLAGVSSALTGVPVPVGEDGGGADVPLTTQPPEPDATASPTEEVPTTDATTSESPEATTPGEPPGGGSADGGTTANATATTDEAVSSGGADGDAADGGDAGGSSGGAGDSDDGSDGSDDSDESDATTTTESTTSETTTTTADTTTATTITTTADTTTAKTTTTITDTTIAETTTTTADTTTVETTTTTTDTTTSETTTAETTTTTTDTTTSETTTAETTTTTSGATTTSETTTTTSDTTTASDTTTASETTTSDTTTGSDTTTTSDTTTTSETTTSDTTTASETTTSDAATETTTTTSDALTETTTTINATATVSSVITTA from the coding sequence ATGAGCGACTCCATCGCCCGCGGCTTCGTCTCCGTCGTCGGCACGAAACTCGTCGTGTTAGCCGTCGGTATCTTCTCGTCGCCGCTGTTGGCGCGCCTCCTCGGGGAGGCCGACTACGGCGACTACAGCTTCCTGCTGTCGGTGTTCTCCATCTTCATGATCTTCGTCAGTTCGGGCGTCACCGACGGCGTGCAGAAATTTTTGGGCGAGGAGCGCGCCGATTCGTCGTGGCACGAGCGCGTGGTCGGGTTCTACTTCCGACTCGCGGTGTTGCTGGCGCTGGTCGGCGCGGGCGCAATGGCGTGGTTCGCCCAGTCGGACCTGCTGGCGCGACTGGTCGAGGGCGACGAGTTCCGGCGCTACTTCCTGCTGTTGGGCGGGTTGGTCGTGGCCGCGCAGTTCCGGTCGTACGCCCGCCGGACGCTGATGGGGTTCGGGCTGGAACCCTCCGCGGAGTTGGTCCGGGTGACCAACCGCCTGACGTTCGTCGGGGCCGCGCTCGCGCTGGCGTCCCTCGGCTACGGCGTCGAGGGCGTGCTGGCGGGCCACATCGTCGGGAGTTCGTTCTCGGCGCTGTTGGGCTTCGCCATCGTCGCGCGGCAGGTGTCGATACGCGGGTCGATGCGTATCGCGCCGCGGTCGTTCCCCCGCCGGGAACTGCTGTCGTTCAACGGCATGAGCGTCGTGTTGGTCGCCCTGTTGATGTCGATGTACCACGTGGACGTGCTGATGATTCGCGTGTTAGTGGACGGCCCGGCCACCGCGTTCTACAAGGTCGCGCTCGTCCTCGCGGAGTTCCTCTGGGTCGCGCCGATGGCCCTCCAGACGGTCCTGTTGCACTCGACCTCGAAGCTCTGGTCGAACGGCGACACCGAACGCATCAGCCAGATGACCGCGAAAATCACGCGCTACAGCCTGCTGTTCACCGCACTGCTGGCGGTCGGTATCGGGTCGCTCGCGCCCGTCGCGGTGCCGATGCTCTGGCCCGACGAGTACGTCGCATCGCTGACGCCGCTGTACCTCCTGTTGCCCGGCGCGGTCGGGTTCGCCGTCGCCCGGCCCCTCCTCGCGGTCGGACAGGCGAAGGGCGACCTCGGGCGACTCATCGCGGCGACGGGGGCGGCCGCGCTCGCCAACGTCGTCCTGAACTGGCTCCTCATCAACCGCTACGGAATGCACGGCGCGGCGGTGGCGACCAGCGTCAGCTACGGGTCGATGTTCTTCCTGCACGTCTGGAGCGCGCGGGGACTCGGTTTCGACCCGCTGGCCGACGCCAGATTGCTCCGGGGCGGCGTCACGGTGCTGGTCGGGGGCGGACTGGTCGTCGCGCTCTCGCAGTCGCTCGGCGAGTCGCTCGTCGCGCTCGCGGTCGTGCCGGTCGCGGGACTCGTCGTCTTCGGGACGCTCGCGCTCCTGACCGGCGCGCTCGACGCCGACGAGGTGTTGCAGGTCGGCGCGTCGCTCCCGGTCGTCGGCCCGCGGGTCGAGGAGCTACGCTTTCGTCTCCGCTCGTCGTCGGGCACCGACGCCGTGGAGACGTTCCAGCGCGTCCTGCTGGTCGCGGGCGTGGCGCTGGTCCTCGCCGGCGTGAGTTCGGCGCTCACGGGCGTTCCGGTGCCGGTCGGCGAGGACGGCGGCGGTGCGGACGTGCCGCTGACGACCCAACCGCCCGAACCGGACGCGACCGCGAGTCCGACCGAGGAGGTCCCGACGACCGACGCGACGACGAGCGAGTCCCCCGAGGCGACGACGCCCGGCGAACCGCCGGGCGGCGGGTCGGCGGACGGCGGGACCACCGCGAACGCGACCGCGACGACCGACGAGGCGGTCTCCTCGGGCGGGGCCGACGGCGACGCCGCCGACGGTGGCGACGCTGGCGGTTCGAGCGGTGGCGCGGGTGACTCCGACGACGGATCGGACGGGAGCGACGACTCCGACGAGTCCGATGCGACCACCACCACCGAGAGTACCACGTCCGAGACGACCACGACCACCGCCGATACCACTACTGCCACGACAATCACGACTACCGCCGATACCACTACTGCCAAGACGACCACGACAATCACCGATACTACTATTGCCGAGACGACTACGACCACCGCCGATACCACTACTGTCGAGACGACTACGACCACTACTGACACCACGACATCGGAGACGACCACGGCCGAGACGACTACGACCACTACTGACACCACGACATCGGAGACGACCACGGCCGAGACGACCACGACGACGAGCGGTGCTACCACGACTTCCGAAACCACCACGACCACGTCGGACACCACTACTGCCTCCGACACGACCACCGCGTCCGAGACAACTACGTCCGACACGACCACTGGCTCTGATACCACCACCACGTCCGATACGACCACTACATCCGAGACAACTACGTCCGACACCACCACCGCGTCCGAGACGACCACCTCCGACGCGGCTACCGAAACTACGACCACTACGTCTGACGCGCTCACCGAGACCACGACCACCATCAACGCGACCGCGACGGTCTCCTCGGTAATTACGACGGCGTAG
- a CDS encoding phosphopentomutase/phosphoglucosamine mutase, translated as MFGTSGVRGEVGGKVTAQLAFDVGRALASEGYERVVVGRDARESGQLLADAVSAGLRDCGADAVRAGVVATPTLARSVWQVDCDAGVEVTASHNPPTDNGLKLWDVTSRAFDRPKLDAVADRVGDGRFTPRSSSELGSEIAAPDLEANHRDALREATDLGGADGLGDGDGLDGEEGRDGANLSVVVDAGNGPGVLTADALRDLGCSVTTLNGERDGRLSGRPSEPTADHCADLRAIVARGDADFGVAHDGDADRTMAVTEDGEFVAGDVLLALFGRRYAEEGTRVAAPLNTSLAVDDALESVGASLTRTRVGDGYVADRLRDEGVVFGGEPSGAWIWPDEAHCPDGPLAACRLAELVAEEGPLSELVETVATYPTKRTSVRTDDKRGTMAGVADALADRHDELDTRDGVRVEVEDGWLLVRASGTQPLVRVTAEAETDDRASELFDEAVALVERVEGDERSASATSGATGR; from the coding sequence ATGTTCGGAACCAGCGGCGTTCGCGGCGAAGTCGGCGGAAAAGTGACTGCGCAGTTGGCCTTCGACGTGGGCCGGGCCTTGGCCTCCGAGGGTTACGAGCGCGTCGTCGTCGGCAGGGACGCCCGCGAGAGCGGCCAGTTGCTCGCCGACGCGGTGAGCGCGGGCCTCCGGGACTGCGGTGCCGACGCGGTGCGGGCGGGCGTCGTCGCCACGCCCACCCTCGCGCGGAGCGTCTGGCAGGTCGATTGCGACGCGGGGGTCGAAGTGACCGCGAGCCACAACCCGCCGACGGACAACGGGCTGAAACTGTGGGACGTGACCTCCCGAGCGTTCGACCGGCCGAAACTCGACGCCGTCGCCGACCGAGTGGGCGACGGACGGTTCACTCCTCGGTCGTCCAGCGAGTTGGGGAGCGAGATTGCCGCGCCCGACCTCGAAGCGAACCACCGCGACGCCCTCCGCGAGGCGACCGACCTCGGCGGCGCGGACGGTCTCGGAGACGGGGACGGTCTCGACGGCGAGGAGGGCCGCGACGGCGCGAACCTGTCGGTCGTCGTGGACGCGGGCAACGGGCCGGGCGTCCTGACCGCCGACGCGCTCCGGGACCTCGGCTGTTCGGTGACGACGCTGAACGGCGAGCGCGACGGCCGCCTCTCGGGGCGACCCAGCGAACCGACCGCCGACCACTGCGCGGACTTGCGGGCCATCGTCGCCCGAGGAGACGCCGACTTCGGCGTCGCTCACGACGGCGACGCCGACCGAACGATGGCCGTCACGGAAGACGGCGAGTTCGTCGCGGGGGACGTGCTGTTGGCGCTGTTCGGGCGGCGTTACGCCGAGGAGGGAACGCGAGTCGCCGCGCCGCTCAACACGAGTCTCGCGGTGGACGACGCGCTCGAATCGGTCGGTGCCTCGCTCACCCGGACGCGAGTCGGGGACGGCTACGTCGCCGACCGACTCCGGGACGAGGGCGTCGTCTTCGGCGGCGAACCCAGCGGCGCGTGGATATGGCCCGACGAGGCGCACTGTCCCGACGGCCCGCTGGCGGCCTGCCGACTCGCCGAACTCGTCGCCGAGGAGGGGCCGCTCTCGGAACTGGTCGAGACGGTGGCGACCTACCCGACAAAGCGCACCAGCGTCCGGACCGACGACAAGCGCGGGACGATGGCGGGCGTCGCCGACGCGCTCGCCGACCGACACGACGAGTTGGACACCCGCGACGGGGTTCGCGTCGAGGTCGAAGACGGGTGGCTCCTCGTTCGCGCGAGCGGGACCCAACCGCTCGTCAGGGTGACCGCCGAGGCCGAGACCGACGACCGCGCGAGCGAGTTGTTCGACGAGGCGGTCGCGCTGGTCGAGCGCGTCGAAGGCGACGAGAGAAGCGCGTCGGCGACGAGCGGTGCTACCGGTCGGTAA
- the glmU gene encoding bifunctional sugar-1-phosphate nucleotidylyltransferase/acetyltransferase: MQATILAAGKGTRMRPLTDETAKPMLPVADRPLVAHVADAAIRAGADELVLVVGYGAEEVREYFGEEYAGVPVAYAEQDEQTGTADAVRAASPQLNGDFAVLNGDNLYDPESLTDLFDSAPAVGAFRADEPSNYGVLSTDGGRVTDIVEKPADPPTNLANAGAYVFPEETTDWLGVSRSERGEYELTDVLDRVVAEFDVTPVELGDWLDVGRPWELLAANERRVAEISPRVAGDVSDDATLDGPVVVEEGATVKSGVVIEGPAVVREGASVGPNAYVRGNTVVGPDAKVGHAVEIKNSLLRAGATVGHLSYVGDSVLGERVNFGAGTVTANLRHDDEPVKLTVKGERVSTGRRKFGTVVGDDAKTGIDTSIDPGVRLSSGATTPPGETVDRDR; this comes from the coding sequence ATGCAGGCCACGATTCTCGCCGCCGGGAAAGGCACGCGAATGCGACCCCTGACAGACGAGACGGCAAAGCCCATGCTCCCCGTCGCCGACCGGCCGCTGGTCGCGCACGTCGCCGACGCCGCGATTCGGGCCGGGGCCGACGAACTCGTGTTGGTCGTCGGCTACGGGGCCGAGGAGGTCCGGGAGTACTTCGGCGAGGAGTACGCCGGAGTCCCGGTCGCCTACGCCGAGCAGGACGAACAGACCGGCACCGCCGACGCGGTTCGGGCCGCGAGTCCGCAGTTGAACGGCGACTTCGCCGTGCTGAACGGCGACAACCTCTACGACCCCGAGAGTCTGACGGACCTGTTCGACTCCGCGCCCGCGGTCGGCGCGTTTCGGGCCGACGAGCCGTCGAACTACGGTGTCCTCTCGACGGACGGCGGGCGCGTCACCGACATCGTGGAGAAGCCCGCGGACCCGCCGACGAATCTGGCGAACGCCGGAGCCTACGTCTTCCCCGAGGAGACGACCGACTGGCTCGGCGTCTCTCGAAGCGAGCGCGGCGAGTACGAACTGACCGACGTGTTGGACCGCGTGGTCGCGGAGTTCGACGTGACGCCGGTCGAACTCGGCGACTGGCTCGACGTGGGTCGCCCGTGGGAACTGCTGGCGGCCAACGAGCGCCGCGTCGCGGAGATTTCCCCGCGCGTCGCGGGCGACGTGAGCGACGACGCGACCCTCGACGGCCCGGTCGTGGTCGAGGAGGGCGCGACCGTGAAATCCGGCGTGGTAATCGAGGGACCCGCGGTCGTCCGGGAGGGCGCGAGTGTGGGGCCGAACGCCTACGTCCGGGGAAACACCGTCGTCGGCCCGGACGCCAAAGTCGGCCACGCCGTCGAGATAAAGAACAGTCTCCTCCGGGCGGGCGCGACGGTCGGCCACCTGAGCTACGTCGGCGACAGCGTGCTGGGCGAGCGCGTCAACTTCGGCGCGGGTACCGTGACCGCGAACCTCCGCCACGACGACGAGCCGGTGAAGCTGACGGTGAAAGGCGAGCGCGTCTCGACGGGTCGCCGGAAGTTCGGCACGGTCGTCGGCGACGACGCCAAGACCGGCATCGACACCAGCATCGACCCCGGCGTCCGTCTCTCGTCGGGCGCGACGACCCCGCCCGGCGAGACGGTGGACCGGGACCGATAG